From one Actinomycetota bacterium genomic stretch:
- a CDS encoding helix-turn-helix domain-containing protein codes for MATTHNPDLGADRLLSPTELAAYLAIPVQTIYQWRHRGEGPPGYRVGRHVRYRWTDIQAWLDDQSDDIPREHAEAG; via the coding sequence ATGGCAACCACCCACAACCCCGATCTTGGCGCTGATCGGCTGCTCTCACCCACCGAGCTCGCCGCCTACCTCGCTATCCCCGTGCAGACGATCTACCAGTGGCGCCACCGCGGAGAAGGCCCACCCGGATACCGCGTCGGCCGCCACGTCCGCTACCGGTGGACCGACATCCAAGCCTGGCTCGACGACCAGAGCGACGACATCCCCCGCGAGCACGCCGAAGCCGGCTGA
- a CDS encoding helix-turn-helix domain-containing protein — translation MVDKARAARQREQAGELQEAEVTRPAPGHDRLRLIGAREAARFLGLSLDELYRMRERGEGPPGYRIGRHIRFRWTDLHAWQQRHPTR, via the coding sequence GTGGTGGACAAAGCCCGTGCGGCTCGGCAACGTGAGCAGGCTGGAGAGCTCCAGGAGGCAGAAGTGACCCGCCCCGCCCCCGGACACGACCGGTTGAGGCTGATCGGTGCCCGCGAGGCGGCGCGGTTCCTGGGCTTGAGTCTCGACGAGCTATACCGCATGCGTGAACGCGGGGAGGGTCCGCCCGGCTACCGCATCGGCCGCCACATCCGGTTCCGCTGGACCGACCTCCACGCCTGGCAGCAACGCCATCCCACCCGGTGA